ACCGTACGACGCCGAACCACGGCGACGATAGTGCTTCCGTCACCGGCGACGGCGGAGGCGAAGCCGGGTCGCGACACCGGCGCGGGCCGCCCGCCTTGACCCGGCCGGTCGAAGCGGCATAGCCTTTTGCATCCTGGTTTTCCTCCACGCGTGCGTCCGAGCGTTCCGCGGCAACCGCGGCGAGGAACAGTCCATGGCGACTTTCGCCGGTTCCGAGAAATTCGACGCCACCGGCGCGCGTCGCGACGCGATGACGCTCCGGCACACGTCGCGTCCCGGACGGAAGACGTAGGCGTAGCGCATCGCGGTCGCAGGGCGGGTCCAGTCGATCCGCCGACGGGGAGAGCGGAGCATGGCCAGCATCGGTGGCGGCGCGGGCGACGACGTCCTGACGGACTCGACGCTCCCCGAAGGCAACGACAGCTTCTTCGGGTTCGGCGGCGCCGACACCATGACCGCCACCTCGGGCCACGACACGATGTACGGTGGCGCCCAAAACGACACGATGGACGGCGGTGCCGACATCGACACGCTGTACGGCGACAACCAAGACGACCTCCTCTACGGTAGTTCAGGCTTCGACGCGCTGTACGGCGGCGACAACGACGACGACCTGTTCGGCGGCTCGGGCAACGACACGATGTACGGAGGAACGTCCGAGGACTACCTCCACGGCGCCGGCGACGGCGACACCATGTACGGAGACCAGGGCAACGATTCGCTCGACGGCGTCGACGGCGACGACATCCTGTTCGGCGGCGACAACGCCGATATCCTCGAGGGCGGCACCGAGAACGACACGCTCTACGGCGGCGATTTCTCCGACAGCCTGTTCGGCAGCGACGGCGCCGACATCCTCTACGGCGACCTCGACCTCGATTCGCTCATGGGCCAGGGCGGCGACGACACCGCCTATGGCGGTGGCGCGCTCGACCGCATCCAGGGCGATTCCGGGAACGACACGCTGTTCGGTGACGACGGCGACGACGACATCTCCGGCAGCGGCGACGAGGACTGGCTGTTCGGCGGCACCGGCGACGACAAGATCGAGGGCGGCGACGCGAACGACCGGATCGAGGGCGGCGCCGACAACGACACCGTCACCGGCGACGCGGGCGACGACATCCTCGAGCTGGACACCGGCGACGACACCGCCGCCGGCTACGAGGACGACGACAGGATCGGCGGCTGGGACGGCGACGATCTGCTGTTCGGCGACCAGCCGCTGGGCGACACCCTGGAAGGCGTGGCCGGCGACGACACCATGGTCGGCGAAGGCGGCGCCGACACGATGTTCGGCGGCGGCGGCAACGACACGATGGCCGGCCACACCGACGAGCCGACCGAGGAGGCCGATCAGGCGGACACGATGTTCGGTGAGGCCGGCGACGACCTCCAGATTGGCGGCGATGCCGGCGACACGCTCTACGGCGGCGACGCCAACGACACCCTGGTCGGCGGCGGTGTTCCGGAGGTACCGCTCATCCTCGCCGACGGTGACGACGCCCTGTTCGGCGGCCTCGGCGACGACACGATGCGCGGCGATGGAGCCAACGACTTGCTGGACGGCGGCGCCGGCAACGATCTGGCGGACTACAGCACCATCACCGGCCCGCTGGTCGCCACGCTGAGCGGTGGCGGGACGGTGACGCTCGCGGTCGATGGCGTCGACACGTTGATCGGCGTCGAGGGATTGGCGGGCGGCGCATTCGACGACACGCTGACCGGCGACGGCGTCGCAAACGTGCTCGGCGGCAACGGCGGGGACGACACGCTCGACGGCGCCGCTGGAAGCGACACTCTCTACGGCGGGCTGAACGCCGATCTGTTGTTCGGCGGAGGCGAGGACGACACGCTCGTGGGTGATGGCGGCGCCGACGCTCTGTTCGGCGGCGAGGGCAACGACCGGTTCGACGAGGCGGCCGACGGCGCCGCTGACACGATGAACGGCGGCTACGGCGACGATTTCTACATCCTTCGCGAGGCCGGCGAGATCGTCGACGAGAACTCCCCCGGCACCGCAGGCCTGGACACCGTCTGGGTGTCCTTCACCAACTACACGCTGACCACCGGCACCGAGGTCGGCGCCGTGAACTTCTCCGGCCCCGCCATCCTCACCGGCGAGGGCGACCGCAACACGCTGTTCGGCGAGGCCTCGCAGGACACCCTGTTCGGGCTGGGCGGGTCGGACTACCTCTACGGCTTCGGCGCCGACGACACGCTGTACGGCGGGCTGGGGCCGGACTTCCTCTACGGCGGCTCCGGCAACGACACGCTCGTGGGCGGCGAGGACAACGACTACTACCGCCTCGACGATGGCGGGGCGGACACCATCGTCGAGGTGGCGGATGGCGGCGTCGACCAGGTGTGGGTCAATTTCTCCGGCCACACCATGCAGGCCAACGTCGAATGGGGCGTGCTCAACTTCGATACCGCAGGCGACCTGACGGGCAACGCCATCGACAACACGCTCTACGGCACCGACGGCGTCAACACGCTGATGGGCGGCGGCGGCAACGACAATCTGCTGGGCTACGCCGGCATCGACGTGTTGCACGGCGAGGACGGCGACGACGTGCTCCAAGGCGGGCTCGACGCCGACACGCTGTACGGCGGGGCCGGCAACGACGCCTTCATCGGCGGCGGTGGCGCGGGCAACACCTATTTCGGCGGGACCGGCGACGATTTCTTCAGGGTGGACGCCGCCGGCGACGTGGTCAGCGAAACCGGCGGCTCCGGCATCGACACCGTGTGGGTCTCCGTCACCGTCGACTACGTCGCCCCGGACGGGATCGAGAACCTCGCCGCGAACATCGGCACGGCGCTCAACCTCACCGGCAACGGGCTGGACAATCTCATCCAGGGCAACGACGCGGTGAACACGCTCAGCGGCGCGGCCGGCAACGACACGCTGCAGGGCTTCGACGGCGCCGACCGGCTGATCGGCGGGGCGGACCGCGACATCCTCAGCGGCGGCGCCGGCGCCGATGTGTTCGCCTATGCGCTGGGCGACGGCAACGATGTCATCGTGGACTTCAACTTCGCAGACGGCGACCGCGTCGACCTGACGGGAATCTCCTACATCGGCAACGGCGCGACGGCGGACGTCGCGATCCTGTCGGCCGACGGCGGCGCGACCACGTTCACGCTCTCCGCCAACAACGGCTACAACTGGACCGGCGCGGAGTTCATCTGACGGCGGCGCGCAGATCGCGCCATCCATAGGCGATCTCGCGGATGTCGGCGCCGCCGAACCGCTCCGGACGCTCGCCGAGCCGGACGCCGCCGAGCGCCTCGTAGAAGAACCGCGCCGGATTGCCGTCCAGCACCCAGACGATCGCCGCGCCGTGGCCGCGCCGCGCCATCCAGGCGAACGAGGCCTCCATCAGCGCCCTGCCCGCACCCTCGTTCTGGCGACCGGGCTCGACGTAGAGCCGGTAGATCTCGCCGCCCTCGAGGAACGCCTTCGACGCGGCGCGCGCCGGACCGACGGTCGAGAGTCCGAACACGCCGCTTTCGTCCTCCGCGACCAGCGTCGCGCCGGCCGACTCGTGCTGGAGTTCCCGCGCCCACGCCGCGGCCTGGCGGACGTCGGACATCCCGACCAGGACCATATCCGGCAGCAGGCCGGCGTAGGCGTCGCGCCAGGAGTCGACATAGACCCGCGCCAGCGCCGCGGCGTCCTCGACTACGGCCGGACGGATGCGCACGGTCCGCTCCGGCCTACGCCGCCGCGGCTTTGGTGGCGGCCCGCTCCAGCACCGCGACGAAGAAGCCGTCCGTCCCGTGCCGCGCCGGCGTCAGCCGCAGATACGGTCCCGAGGTGCCGTCCGCCGGCAGCGGCGTGCCGACCGTTCCGCCCCAGAGGTTGGCGACCGGCAGCGGCGTGAATTCCGGATGCGCGGCGAGGAACGCGGCGACCACGTCCTCGTTCTCGTCCGGCAGCAGCGAGCACGTCGCGTACACCAGCCGGCCGCCGGGTTTCACGAGCTTGGCGGCCGTCGCCAGGATCTCGCCCTGCTTCGGCGGCAGCTCGGCCAGATCGAGCGGCGTCAGCGACCAGCGTCCATCGGGATTGCGCCGCCATGTCCCGGTGCCGGTGCAGGGCGCGTCGACCAGAACCCGGTCGAAGCCGCCGGCGTGGCGCTTGATCCATTTGCGGCCGTCGGCGTCGAGCACGCGCCGTTCGACGTTGTGCACGCCGGCGCGGCGCAGGCGCTGGCCGGAGCGGTCGAGCCGGAACGCCGCCACGTCGCAGGCCACGACCCGGCCCTTGTTCTCCATGCCGGCGGCGATCGCCAGCGTCTTGCCGCCGGCGCCGGCGCAGTAGTCGACGACTTGCATGCCGGGACGCGCGTCGACCAGGAACGCCACGATCTGCGAGCCCTCATCCTGGACCTCGACCAGCCCGTCGCGGAACGCCGGCGACGTCACGACCGAGGGCCGTCCTTTGAGGCGCAACCCCAGCGGCGACAGCTTGGTCGGCGCGCCGTCGACACCCTGCTCGCGCAGCAGGCGTTGGGCGTCGCTACGCACGCCCTTCAGTGGATTGACCCGCAGGTCCACCGGCGCGGCCTCGTCGAGCGCCCGCACCTCGGGTTCGAAGCGGTCGCCGAACGCCTTGGCGAAATGCGGCGCGATCCACTCCGGCAGATTCAGCCGCACATGGTCGGGCTGCTTCGGATGGTCGAGCGTGTGGCCCTCGAGCCGCCGCAGGGTCGCCCGCTCCTTCTCGGTCAACGACGGCGCGCGGTAGAGCCCGACGTCGATCGTCTTCTCCATGCGGTCGACCTGGAGGCCCTCGGTCAGCACGCCGTCGGCGAACACGCGCATGCGCGCGCTGGGCGCGCCCTCGTGGCGAGCGTGGTCGAGCCACCAGTCGAGCTGGGCGCGGCGGCGCAACACGCCGTAGAGACGCTCCGTGATCGCCCGCCTGTCGCCGCCACCGATGAATTTGCGCGAGCGCAGATAGTCGCCGACGACGGCGTCGGCCGGTTTGCGCGGCGAGGCCTGGATCGCGTCGAGAATCTCGATCGCCGCGGCGAGTCGCGCGGACGGACTCACGGCCGGGCTCCCGAGTCCGCGGCGCGGCCGGAATTTGAATCCGCGTCGATTTGATGATACGAACCAGACACTTAACCGTTCTTTCTTGTGACGCGTGGGGGCCGGAAGATGGAGCCATCGGCGGACAGCGCCGTTCCTTCCACCCCGGCAGGCGAAAGTCAACGCGCGCCCGGCCGCGCGGCCAGCCGCCTCCGCGACGCCGCGACCGGACTGGCGCTGACATTGGCGACGCTGGTCGTCTGTTTCATCGTCCTGGAGGCGGCCGGTCGGATGATCGCGGCGCGCGCCTCGCTGTTCCGGTTCCAGAACTACATCACGGACTACCGCACCGCGCTGGGTCGCGGCCATCCCATGCAGTACGACGCGGAGCTCGGCTACGTCCCGCGTCCCAACTACAGCGGCAAGGAGAACCTCGACGGCGTCCAGTTCACCTACTCCGCCGACGGGCTGCGCCTGCACCACATCGGCGCGCCGCCGCGGGTCGAGACGCCGGCGATCCTCGCGGTCGGCGATTCCTTCGTGCAGGGCGCCGAGGTCGAGGACAACTCGTCGTGGCCCGCCCATCTGCAGCGCGCGCTCGACCGGCGGGTGCACAACGGTGGCGTCGGCGGCTACGGGCTGGACCAGATCACGCTGCGGGCCGAGCGGCTCGTGCCCTCGCTCAAACCGGCGGTGCTGCTGCTGGGATTCATCCCCGACGACATCGACCGCACCGAGCTCAACACCCGCAACGGCGTCGCCAAGCCCTACTTCCGCATCGTCGACGGCGGGCTGCGGCGCTTCAACGCGCCGGTGCCGCCGCCCGATCCCGCCGCCGGCAAGCTCGATCCCGTGCGCCAGATCCTCGGCTATTCCTATCTCGTCGACTTCACGATGCGCCGCCTCGGCTTCCTCGACTACTGGTACGGTGGCGTGGCCGGCGAGCACCGCGCCCATAGCGACGGCCCGGCGGTGGCCTGCCTGCTGATGAAACGCGCCGCGGCGCTGAAGGCGGCGCACGATGTGCGCGTGATCGTCGTCGCCCAGTACCCGCCGCAGGTCTGGACGCAACCACCGTTCCAGCGCGAGCAGACCCGCCGCGCCGCCGACGTGCTCGACTGCGCCCGCAAAGCAGGGCTGGAGACGCTGGACACGTTCGAGGGCGTACGCGCGGTCGTCGCGCGCGACGGCCACGGCCCCTACTACATCAACGGCCACATGAACGGCGCCGGCAACAAGCTCGTGGCCGGTCTGATCGCGGACTATCTCAAGCGCTGAGCGGCGGGCGTCCAACGCGCGATCGCACGCCGCGGCCCTCCGTCCGTTCCACCTCAACCCGAGCGCAGCGAGGGGTCTTGACGTGGCGGACGGCCCCCTCGCTGCGCTCGGGTTGAGGTGGAGAGGGACGGACGTGAGGTCCGCCCCCTACCCGTTCTGACGGTAGTTCGGCGCCTCGCGCATGATGTCGACGTCGTGCACGTGGCTCTCGCGCAGGCCGGCGCCGGAGATGCGCACGAACTCGCGGGTGGTCTGCATCGCCGCGATGTCGCCGTTGCCGGTGTAGCCCATCGCCGCGCGCAGGCCGCCGACGAGCTGGTGAATGACGTTGCCGACCGGGCCCTTGTAGGGCACCCGGCCCTCGATGCCCTCCGGCACCAGCTTCAACGTGCTCGCCACCTCCTGCTGGAAGTAGCGGTCGGCCGACCCGCGCGCCATGGCGCCGATCGAGCCCATGCCGCGGTAGGATTTGTACGAGCGGCCCTGGTAGAGCATGACCTCGCCCGGCGCCTCGTCGGTGCCGGCCAGCAGCGAGCCGATCATCGCGCAGTCGGCGCCGGCGGCGATCGCCTTGGCGAGATCTCCCGAGAATTTGATGCCGCCGTCGGCGATCGCCGGCACCCCCGCCCTATGGCATTCGTCGGCGGCTTCGAGGATGGCGGTGAGCTGCGGCACGCCGACGCCCGCGACGACGCGGGTGGTGCAGATCG
The genomic region above belongs to Rhodospirillales bacterium and contains:
- a CDS encoding calcium-binding protein: MASIGGGAGDDVLTDSTLPEGNDSFFGFGGADTMTATSGHDTMYGGAQNDTMDGGADIDTLYGDNQDDLLYGSSGFDALYGGDNDDDLFGGSGNDTMYGGTSEDYLHGAGDGDTMYGDQGNDSLDGVDGDDILFGGDNADILEGGTENDTLYGGDFSDSLFGSDGADILYGDLDLDSLMGQGGDDTAYGGGALDRIQGDSGNDTLFGDDGDDDISGSGDEDWLFGGTGDDKIEGGDANDRIEGGADNDTVTGDAGDDILELDTGDDTAAGYEDDDRIGGWDGDDLLFGDQPLGDTLEGVAGDDTMVGEGGADTMFGGGGNDTMAGHTDEPTEEADQADTMFGEAGDDLQIGGDAGDTLYGGDANDTLVGGGVPEVPLILADGDDALFGGLGDDTMRGDGANDLLDGGAGNDLADYSTITGPLVATLSGGGTVTLAVDGVDTLIGVEGLAGGAFDDTLTGDGVANVLGGNGGDDTLDGAAGSDTLYGGLNADLLFGGGEDDTLVGDGGADALFGGEGNDRFDEAADGAADTMNGGYGDDFYILREAGEIVDENSPGTAGLDTVWVSFTNYTLTTGTEVGAVNFSGPAILTGEGDRNTLFGEASQDTLFGLGGSDYLYGFGADDTLYGGLGPDFLYGGSGNDTLVGGEDNDYYRLDDGGADTIVEVADGGVDQVWVNFSGHTMQANVEWGVLNFDTAGDLTGNAIDNTLYGTDGVNTLMGGGGNDNLLGYAGIDVLHGEDGDDVLQGGLDADTLYGGAGNDAFIGGGGAGNTYFGGTGDDFFRVDAAGDVVSETGGSGIDTVWVSVTVDYVAPDGIENLAANIGTALNLTGNGLDNLIQGNDAVNTLSGAAGNDTLQGFDGADRLIGGADRDILSGGAGADVFAYALGDGNDVIVDFNFADGDRVDLTGISYIGNGATADVAILSADGGATTFTLSANNGYNWTGAEFI
- a CDS encoding GNAT family N-acetyltransferase, with translation MRIRPAVVEDAAALARVYVDSWRDAYAGLLPDMVLVGMSDVRQAAAWARELQHESAGATLVAEDESGVFGLSTVGPARAASKAFLEGGEIYRLYVEPGRQNEGAGRALMEASFAWMARRGHGAAIVWVLDGNPARFFYEALGGVRLGERPERFGGADIREIAYGWRDLRAAVR
- a CDS encoding RsmB/NOP family class I SAM-dependent RNA methyltransferase, translated to MSPSARLAAAIEILDAIQASPRKPADAVVGDYLRSRKFIGGGDRRAITERLYGVLRRRAQLDWWLDHARHEGAPSARMRVFADGVLTEGLQVDRMEKTIDVGLYRAPSLTEKERATLRRLEGHTLDHPKQPDHVRLNLPEWIAPHFAKAFGDRFEPEVRALDEAAPVDLRVNPLKGVRSDAQRLLREQGVDGAPTKLSPLGLRLKGRPSVVTSPAFRDGLVEVQDEGSQIVAFLVDARPGMQVVDYCAGAGGKTLAIAAGMENKGRVVACDVAAFRLDRSGQRLRRAGVHNVERRVLDADGRKWIKRHAGGFDRVLVDAPCTGTGTWRRNPDGRWSLTPLDLAELPPKQGEILATAAKLVKPGGRLVYATCSLLPDENEDVVAAFLAAHPEFTPLPVANLWGGTVGTPLPADGTSGPYLRLTPARHGTDGFFVAVLERAATKAAAA